The Falco biarmicus isolate bFalBia1 chromosome 14, bFalBia1.pri, whole genome shotgun sequence DNA segment GAACAAGCAACCTGGGTGGTGCAGACCTGTCTTGTATGCTAAATAGGGACCAATATGCTGTGCTGACCAGAAAGTACCCGAGGCGAACTCAGAGGCTCAAAGCAGTGGGAACAACTTACTTGTTGACTCCAGGACCAGCCATGACCCTCAGCATAGGCTCCAGGTCCTCCGCATAGCGGCACATGGGCCCTGTGCACAGGAAGCTGGTCCGCACCCCTTGAGCGTTTGGGAACTGACCATCATTGGGCACGACACCTGCAAGCACAGAGGGAGACACTGGGTACAGCCCCGTGAGCATCTGCAAGCACTCAGGAGCATCCTCCAGCTGGGGCAAGCTGTGCAGGAGGGTGGCCTCCAGGTGCAGAGGGAAGCCGTCGCCCAGGGATCACATGCATCAGCAGTGCTTGCAAGCTGACGGTAAGGTGCGTAGGGTGAGGAAAGGAGATAAAGCACCCAGCCAGGACACCAACTGCCAGGGAAACACCCCAGCAGCAGATCCTGACCTTGGGAAAACATCCCACGCTGAGGATGCAATACCAGGGGTAAAACACCTCCCATGTTCTTGGCCTTCTGCCACCAAATGGCTTCCCACTGCCAAAGCCAGGCTGTGCTCAGGCAGTGGGCTTGTCCCGTGCAAGTAGTTGcctgtgcccttgcagcaatCCCACTAGAGAGGAGCACAGGAGTGCCCCAAACAGGTTCCTTCCACACCCCACATCCCCACCTCCCGACATttctgctgaggaggagaggagaTCCCCACACCTGCTTTACCTGTTGTGGGTTTATGGCCGAAGACTCCGTTGAAGAAAGCAGGCATCCGGATGCTGCCACCGATGTCAGAGCCCACACCTATGACTGAGCATGCAGCTGCCAGGACACCGCCCTCCCCACCTGCATgggagaaaatacagcaaaaatccCACAGGCTCCTAGTGCAAATCatccagcaaagcagagcatCCCACAGCGGCCACTTCACTTTGCATGCAGATGGGGTGGGAGCTGCCTTGGGTTTAGCAGCATCTGGGGGACAGCTGGGGAATGCGGGCCAAAGGGATTTTCCTGCTGAAGTGCCACACCAGCACTGCTGTTTGCGTGTAGAATAAAACAGAGCGAGCTGAAGCGATGCTGGGTATAACATCCAGGAGGTGCGAAGTCATCGGGCCTCCAAGTGGCCTACTGCACTGCCCAGGAAAGAGGCCTGCTGGCTCTCCAAGAGCCCACCAACAAGTTAAAGCAGCATGCAGATGACCTGGGGGctctccttccttgctgcaTTTTAACCTGCTGCTTGTGCAGGACTatgctgaggtgctggagctcACCTGAGCTGCCACCCACGATCCTCTGCAGGTCATAGGGGTTGTTGGTCCGGCCGTAGACCCTGTTGCTGGACTCGTACCACATGCACAGCTCGCTGCAGTTGGTTACGCCCAGCGGGATGGCACCAGCCTGCTTCAGCCGGGACACCACCATGGCATCCGAGGTGGCAATCACATTGCGGCGGCTGACCAAGCCAGATGTGTTGGGCATCCCTGTGGTGCCAAGATCGAAAGACGGAAGCAAGTGTCAGGGCCAGCTCCCCCGAGATGACCGTGGAGGAAGCAGGCTGCAATAAGCACATCTGCAacaagggctgctcctctgcagcggtgcagcccctgcagcaTTTGGGTGCTTAAGGAGAACACGGACACAGGAGCCCAGGCAGGACGGGGTGCAGGCCATGGAAAGGGAAGCTGCTTCCCCCTAAGCGCCCCGCCACAGCCACCCACCTCCCTGGGAGCATGCGGCCAAGAGGCAGCAAGTCACGACCTGTGCAGCTGGAGAGAAGCGAGGGCAAACCCACCGTGCAGAGAAAAGGCCTCCTTGACGGTGATGGGAACCCCTAGGAAGGGGAACTTCTCCTCCAGGTAGTCGTCGCCGGGGCCCTCCGAGAGCAGCTTGTCTACCTGCCGCGCCTCCTGCAGGGCCTCCTCAAACCTGAAAGGGAGCAGCGGGGGGGGGCTCTGGCGCTTCTCTCCAGCCCGGCGGGACTGGCAGCGGGCAGCCGGCTCCGCAGGCCGGGCAGATGCTACGTGCACCGGAGCAGGTAACGTGAAGGTCAGAGTCCCCGGGCTTTAGCACAGACCGGCGCCTTTGCAACGGCCCCAGGTCTTTGCTTCTGCGCCCGGGCAAAGCGCTGCCAGCCGCGCCGTGGGGCGCGCCCGGGCTGCACCGGACCCGCAgcagcccggcccggggcgggcagcggggcccgGGGAAGGCAGTGGGGCCCGGGGAGAGGCAGCGGTGGCGAGCGACCGTCCCTGCGCCTCCCCGCCTCACCTGTCCTTAACGACGGCGTTGATGAGGGGATTGACCTCCCTGATCCTCTCCACGTACGCCTCAACCACCTCGACGCACGTCACCTACAACGGCAGGCAGAGCGGGGACCGCGGTGAGGTGCGCGCTCCGGagggtcggggggggggggggggcgggtcgcggggcggccccggcaccccccgccGCTTCCCGGCGCCGCTTCCCGGTGCCGCTCGCACCTGCCGGGCGCGGAGCCGCGCCGCCAGCTGCCGGgccggcagcagcaggagcgggcggcggggcggcgggacgGCGCGCGGGGGCGCGGCCGCCACGAGCCCCAGCAGCGCCAGGCAGGCGCGCGAGagcagccgcagcagcagcgCCAGGCACCGCTCCGCGCGCGACAGCGCCATGGCCGCCCCAGCGCCGCCGCGGCGGAAGTGACGCCGGCGCCGCCCGCGTTGCCGCGGCAacgggccccgccgccgggccgtGCGGCTGCGCCGTGCGGGGGCGGGGCCGACTCCGACTCCGCCCGCCGCAGGCCGTCCCGCCGGGCTGACGCGGCCCGCGGGGACTCGCCTCTCCCCGctcgggggcggcgggcggcgggcgcggggcgcgcACAGCGGCCGGGGGGCGCGGCAGCCCGGTGAGGCGGGGCCGGCGCCATCCGCCGCCGCGGGgaggccgccgccgcgctgccgtGGGCGAGGCGCggcagggcctggggggcaCCCGGAGCCTGGCCCCAGGGGCGGCCCCAGGCACGCCCCTCTGCCAGCCTGCGAGGCCTGGAGGCTGCCCAGCTTGCAAGGTGCCATCTGATTACGTtgttcctttgcattttaaacaccGAGCTTCGTTCTCAAGCTTTTCCCCTTAAAGAAGACAGCCACTACCATGCTTATTTTCAAACAAGCACCGAGTTTTGTCAGTCGCTTGGTCACAGGACCTGTGAGAGCACTGGACAACCCTCAAGACAAAATTTACAAGAATCGGTAATACCGGGGAAGAAAAATCATGTGTTTTAAAGCAAGTATTTAGCAGCATCTGAGCTGGCCTtatctctctttccttccacaTAGTTGGCAATTAGATTATCAGTGAAAAGCAAGGGAGATAACGGGAGACGTTGTTTGTGAAAATCTTTTATGACTGCGAAGTCAACAAGTTAGTCTTTACAAAAATGATCTGCGGCGCACACACCCTAGGAGGATATCGGGCTGACCTCTGTCCCataaaaaacaaagctgaacACAAAAGGAAAGTCATCTTGATAATAGCTCTGTTTTTTACAAACTCATCAAAaagacttccccccccccccccaggtctAATGCAaatggaggagagaaggaaagggaaagctgCTTTCCCTTGGCATTCGTTTCCTTTGCCCTAGGCAAGCACAGAAAGCTGCTCCATCCGCTGGTGGGTCCAGTCCCAGATAGCTCTGAGGGGCTCAGGAAGGCACCTGCAGCTGTACAAGCTGGGGGAGTCCTGTAATCCCATAAGCACAAGGGAAACTTCTGTCCCCCGCTGATTTTAATCACCCTTTTCCTTGGCAGGTCTGCCCTGGCCATGCACACCAGTCAACCTGGGGACAGGTTGCGTGCAGCACTGCGCTCGTTGCTTCCTCAGGAAGGCCAGCCTGTGTGTGGCTGACAGCGCAAAGGTGggttaaaagctgctttttccatttccctgaCATTGCTGGAACACCTGTGGCCTTATCAGGATCCTTATGTAGCCTTTGCCTTTTGCCCCACGATATCTATGCACTTGGACACCCTCAGATTACAATAGGTACAGGTTGGAAAGGTTTGTGCCTGTGCCCTAACCTTTCCTCACACCTGCATCCCTGTGCAATCGTGGCTTAACAGAATCCTAAAGTCACCTCCTTAGGAGAAGCTGTAAGTCGGGACTTGTTAAAACCTGGCTTATGAAATCTTCTGGCAGCATCAGCAGCTGCATCTTCAGTTTCCGAGATCTGGAACTAGGAATGACCAGGCTTCCTCCAAGGACGCTCGTCCTGGGTAGGTCAGCTGTCCCACTGATTTCTTCCAGAGCTAGAATGGTAAAATGGGTCCTCTGAAAGGAACCAGGGAGAGAATGTTTCTCCTAAATGTAATTGCAGCActgcttttgtcattttttcctCAGCCTCTTGGTGAGTTTGCCATTTTTTCTCCCTCAAGCCCTGCCAAAACGTAGGCAGAGAGGGGTACAAGCAAAATCACTTCTGTCCTGCGTGTCTGCTTCCTTTGCTGCTCAGGAGCTTTAGCAGAGATCTTCCTGAAGCAGCCCAGTTCTGGTgtcttgttttctgtggaaagtatCTCCCTTAATCTTTGTCTTTCAACTTTCAAGAACAGAGCTTTGAAATTCATACCAGATCAGCTGCCACATACTTGGCATGACCTCCTCGAATCCCTGCTAATCACACTGTATACCAGCACTGCCCCAGATAGCAGACCGTGCTGTTTCTCATTAGGTCAAGCTGGTGAGCTTTCTGGGAGTCGAGCCAAAAGAACAGTTACCATAGTTTATGGTAGCCCAGTGGAGCtttctttccatgaaaaatggaaaaaatggaatAGAAGGTGCTCTAGAAATAAATCACCGAGATCTGGAAGCCTGAGGTCAAAATGATTAAGACTGCTTTTCAATTACCAGaaccaaccaaacaagaaaacaccACCCCATACACACACTAAGAAGCCGGTTAATTCAAATCTgattaaaaagcaagcagccaAGAGCAAGGACGTTGGAAATACACAACGAAGCTCACACGTCCAAATCTGTCCCACTGCTTTATCCTAAGGTACAGCAGCTGGTAAGACGGAAAACATGATTCAGGGTCTTGCGCTCCTGGAGTTTATTTGTGTCATTATCCCCAGTCGTTTCATTATTACCAAAAGCttaaaaaaccacaagagaTTAGCAAGACCGTACGGGAAGTTGGAGCAGTTCTGCTcgctgtatgtatgtatgttgtAACCACTAATTGGCCAGGAAACCATGAAATGGGCTCGGCGGCTCAAAGCTGGTGGGAAGCAAAGAGGCATATGCTGATCAACAACACCATGTTCTGGCTGCCTTCACTGAGCTCACCAAAGCTGTTTTGGatcttttcctcagaaaaaaataccttttgggaaattaaaagacaaaaaagtgcCTGACAGCACAATTCTTTCCTTTACAAAACGAGTAATTTAAAACTTATCCTTAAAATAAAGCTTCAAAAGGTAACTGTGTTCTGTGtagggcagtgctggggtgggggaagaagggagggacaTTTAAAGGTTCAAATTTAAACCCAGCAACTCAGATGCTTAATTCCCAGATAATCCCAGAATAAAGTTAAAATATGGTTCCTGCGAGCCTGCTCTTAACCAGATCCACCACTGAGGGATGCTGTGCTCTGCGTCTCAATCAGCTGTCGTCTTGCCAGCTTTTCCAGGAGGCCGGCTGATGTGGTGTGGCTGTTGAGCACCCGTGTTGTGACACCCAGGCTGTGGAAAGAGTGGTCTCTGATGCTGCCTTGCCttgctctccagcagcagtcACAGGCCCTAGCATTGCAcaggaaggcagctgcaggtcCTAGGTGCACACAGAAAGGTGCTCGGAGGCCCCTGGGCTGCACAGAATGGCCCTCGGAGGCTCCTTGGATGCACAGAGGGGCACTTGGGGCACCTTGCATGCACAGAACAGCCCTCGGAGGCTTCTTGAATGCACAGAGGGGCACTCGGAGGCCCCTGGGGCACTTCACCAGTTTCTGCAGCCTCCAGTGAAAGCAGGATCTGTCAAGCTGCTCCCTCTGAGGCTGTACATCTTCCCCTAGCTGGGATGTCCAGGGCTGCGTAGGGTGGGAGAGAGGGCTCCAGGGAAGCCGCTGGATTTTCCTTCTTGCAAAACAATGTCTGAAGTGAAGTGGCAGACCCTGGCAGGCACACATGAGGCATTTGTTGCTCCGTGTGATGGGAGCAACCTGCTTTCTTCAAATGACCCTGACGTGCCTTGGGAAGGGGATGAAGACACACTGCTCCTTTTGGGAATCTCAGAGCCCTGCTGCCCGGGAGCGAGACCTTACTTTGCCCAGGGTGGGGAAGGAGTCTCCTGAGGGAGCAGGCGAGGGTTGGGATGGGGCCAGGAGactcttcctgctttccagGTTGGATTTGTAACGCCCTCCTGAGATGCAGGACAGGCACACCATGCACCTTCAGAGCAGTGAAATATCTGTCCTGGAGCTGTGGCCACGTTTGAGGAAGACAACTCCAAGAGCCTGTTTCAGAAGCCCTGCAGGCAGAAATGTTGCCTGGAGCTCCCCTGGGCCAGGGCCAGCAGTGAGGGCCGGAGACAGGGGACAGAGGAAAGAGGCAACTCTCTGGGGAGCATGGAGGAaattttgttacatttattCAGGtgctttgaaagcaaatatGTTTCATCTGTACTTTTGACATCGAGCTGAGTAAGCGCAGAGGGAAGCCAAGTTGTTTTCTCTACCTGCATTGCAGCCTGTCATGGGGATGGAGTTGCCGGAGGTGTTTGGAGAAAGCCCCCCTGGATCTGGAGCatggagcagcccctggggacatcTCATGGTCCATTTGCTCCCTG contains these protein-coding regions:
- the FAAH2 gene encoding fatty-acid amide hydrolase 2, whose amino-acid sequence is MALSRAERCLALLLRLLSRACLALLGLVAAAPPRAVPPPRRPLLLLPARQLAARLRARQVTCVEVVEAYVERIREVNPLINAVVKDRFEEALQEARQVDKLLSEGPGDDYLEEKFPFLGVPITVKEAFSLHGMPNTSGLVSRRNVIATSDAMVVSRLKQAGAIPLGVTNCSELCMWYESSNRVYGRTNNPYDLQRIVGGSSGGEGGVLAAACSVIGVGSDIGGSIRMPAFFNGVFGHKPTTGVVPNDGQFPNAQGVRTSFLCTGPMCRYAEDLEPMLRVMAGPGVNKLKLDEEVSLEKIKFHCMDHDGGSIFVSPVDKEILQAQKKVVEHLESELGVEVQRVVIHKMKYSFQIWSAMMSSKDSDGQEAQLFTDLLGDHGKPVWPLWELMKWLVGMSSHTLPAIALGLTEKVMKLNPGGNAKLVSMGKSLQEEMEALLGPDGVLLYPSHPTVAPRHHSPICMPFNFAYTAIFNVLGLPVTQCPLGLSSEGLPLGIQLVAASYNDHLTLAVARYLEKAFGGWVLPGKV